In a single window of the Verrucomicrobiia bacterium genome:
- a CDS encoding response regulator — MKKQILVIDDDRTFSMLIEEILSQKGYGVSVETDGVHGLKRAQTEHPDLIIVDVLMPAMTGYDFVQAVRKSDSALRIVPIIVVSSRKTMKEYFKSWEVAFFLSKPFHPNELVSKVEFALLGPETVVPDDQGGIKFVETKEKKALWVGYDDVIHASVSKDLAALGYRVYSAHREDKGLEEAIQVHPDVIVCQFHKIKGILNATKFYQDIQGRDALKDVPFVLVCPADMEGDAKKVFTEAEIARFSDFVPYTSSHDVHKRLTKLISNKFVRQP; from the coding sequence ATGAAAAAACAGATCCTCGTCATCGACGACGACCGCACGTTCTCGATGCTGATCGAGGAAATTCTCTCGCAAAAAGGCTATGGCGTTTCCGTGGAGACCGACGGCGTGCACGGGCTGAAGCGCGCGCAGACCGAGCATCCGGACCTTATTATCGTGGATGTCCTGATGCCCGCGATGACCGGCTATGATTTTGTCCAGGCCGTGCGCAAGTCGGATTCAGCCCTGCGGATCGTGCCCATCATCGTGGTTTCCTCGCGCAAGACCATGAAAGAATATTTCAAGAGCTGGGAAGTGGCGTTTTTCCTGAGCAAGCCGTTCCATCCCAACGAGCTGGTTTCGAAAGTTGAGTTCGCGCTGCTCGGGCCGGAAACCGTGGTGCCCGACGATCAGGGCGGGATCAAGTTCGTGGAGACGAAGGAAAAGAAGGCGCTTTGGGTGGGCTACGACGACGTCATCCATGCGAGCGTGTCCAAAGACCTGGCCGCTCTCGGCTACCGCGTCTACAGCGCGCATCGCGAGGACAAGGGGCTGGAAGAAGCCATCCAGGTGCATCCCGACGTGATCGTCTGCCAGTTCCACAAGATCAAAGGCATTCTGAACGCCACGAAATTTTACCAGGATATCCAGGGGCGCGACGCTTTGAAGGACGTGCCCTTCGTGCTCGTATGCCCCGCGGACATGGAAGGGGACGCGAAAAAAGTTTTTACCGAAGCGGAAATCGCGCGCTTCTCGGATTTCGTGCCGTACACCTCCAGCCACGACGTCCACAAAAGGCTGACCAAGCTGATCTCGAACAAATTTGTGCGCCAGCCGTAA
- a CDS encoding TIGR00730 family Rossman fold protein, which yields MELEGKKLLVFCASSSQVPQVYHDAASELGLRIAVEGAALVFGGTDMGLMGRVARAAREGGGKVYAAIPQMLHDKKLCFTDCEEVYVSEDLRTRKAKMELWADAIICFPGGIGTLDELAETLAHKQLGAHQKPLVLFNFRDYFRPFLDFVEKMIAEGFAKPKYRDLFYVASTLDEAFLYLKSEAVTA from the coding sequence ATGGAACTCGAAGGAAAGAAACTTCTCGTTTTCTGCGCGTCCAGCAGCCAGGTGCCGCAGGTCTATCATGACGCCGCGTCCGAGCTAGGCCTGCGCATTGCCGTTGAAGGCGCCGCGCTTGTCTTCGGGGGGACCGACATGGGACTCATGGGCCGCGTGGCACGCGCCGCGCGTGAGGGCGGGGGAAAAGTCTATGCCGCCATTCCGCAGATGCTGCACGACAAAAAATTGTGTTTCACGGACTGCGAGGAAGTCTACGTGTCTGAAGACCTGAGGACGCGCAAAGCGAAGATGGAGCTCTGGGCGGACGCCATTATTTGTTTCCCCGGCGGCATCGGCACGCTGGACGAGCTCGCGGAAACACTCGCGCACAAGCAGCTCGGCGCGCATCAAAAGCCGCTTGTCCTTTTCAATTTCCGGGATTACTTCCGGCCTTTTCTGGATTTCGTGGAGAAAATGATCGCGGAGGGATTTGCCAAGCCGAAGTACCGGGATCTCTTTTACGTGGCGTCCACCCTGGACGAGGCGTTCCTCTACCTGAAGAGCGAGGCGGTCACGGCGTGA
- a CDS encoding NAD-dependent epimerase/dehydratase family protein, translating to MTKKILIAGAGYLGMAAARQFLSAGFSVHALTRDPRKADALRGSGIEPRVADLTQESSLPFFEGLDGVLISAAPDRGEVFDYREMYVRGIGNLLRKLDRKRPPLVLYTSSTSVYGPSQQGWLDETVVPEPGHEKGRVLLDAEKQVLDSGMGVIFRLSGLYGPGRNRLESRRAEAAGEPDRYLNLIHRDDAAAASLFLLERARPGEVYLGVDKEPVLRSSLLRWLENPAAFPSQEPADASARRCRAAGLTALGFEFRYPSFREGYGEILKTIQAKGAHAS from the coding sequence ATGACCAAAAAAATTCTGATCGCAGGGGCAGGCTATCTGGGCATGGCCGCGGCCCGGCAATTTTTATCCGCCGGCTTCAGCGTCCACGCGCTCACGCGGGATCCGCGCAAAGCGGACGCGCTGCGCGGATCCGGAATCGAACCTCGCGTGGCCGACTTGACCCAGGAATCCAGCCTCCCGTTTTTCGAAGGTTTGGACGGCGTGCTGATCTCGGCGGCGCCCGACCGCGGGGAAGTTTTCGATTACCGTGAGATGTACGTGCGCGGCATCGGGAATCTTCTTCGGAAGCTGGACCGGAAGCGGCCGCCGCTCGTTCTTTATACGTCCAGCACATCGGTGTACGGGCCGTCGCAGCAGGGATGGCTGGATGAAACCGTCGTGCCCGAGCCCGGCCATGAGAAAGGACGCGTCCTCCTGGACGCGGAAAAGCAGGTTCTGGATTCGGGCATGGGCGTGATTTTTCGGCTCTCGGGTCTTTACGGCCCCGGGCGCAACCGCCTCGAATCCCGGCGCGCCGAAGCTGCGGGAGAGCCGGACCGTTATCTCAATTTGATTCACCGCGACGATGCCGCGGCCGCGTCACTTTTCCTTTTAGAAAGGGCCAGGCCCGGAGAAGTTTACCTCGGCGTGGACAAGGAGCCGGTGCTGCGCTCTTCATTGCTTCGCTGGCTGGAAAATCCGGCGGCCTTTCCCTCGCAGGAGCCGGCGGACGCATCAGCGCGCCGCTGCCGGGCGGCGGGGCTTACTGCGCTGGGTTTCGAGTTCCGTTATCCGAGCTTCCGGGAAGGCTACGGCGAAATCCTGAAAACCATTCAGGCGAAAGGCGCGCATGCGTCATAA
- a CDS encoding PAS domain S-box protein encodes MKPSPDNKKELRRKIASLQRRLKQHQRLITESKKHEDALKESEEKFRSVFENSAVAITVADARERVTSWNEYAEKLLGMSRKQLYMKPIRELYPADEWRKIRACKIREKGIQHHLETRMLTRRKKVVDVDMSISVIKDGKGRIMGSIAVIRDVTERKKAEESLRKSEEIFRTVFENSAAAITVVDEKERIISWNKFTENLLGMGHEDLYQKPVCDLYPPAEWKKIRSYDIRTKGMREHLETRMIKKNGDCVEVDVSISVLKDMDGQITGAIGVIRDISERKKAELALQESEQKFRTVFENSAVAITVANENEQLISWNAFTEKLLGMGKGELYLRKICDLYPPDEWRRIRSYDIRTKGIQHHLETKMLTKSGETIDIDVSISVLKDSTGRITGSIGVIRDISERKAAERQLRQSEERFRSVFENSAVAITVADEKERIISWNKPTELLLGMSEGDLYRKPVCALYPEEEWRRIRSYDLRKKGTQHHLETQMLKKNGQPIDVEVSISVLKDPDGAVTGSIGVIRDITERKRAEMERRAKEAAESATRAKSDFLASMSHEIRTPMNGILGMIELLSGMDITPEQSEYVSAAKSSAESLLTIINDILDFSKIEAGKMTLESIPFSLRDTLGDTITALALRAQSKGLELACHIPADVPDLLIGDPVRLRQVIVNLVGNGIKFTEHGEVVVKVAVENQDDDRIRLHFAVMDTGIGIPPHQQARIFTSFEQGDSSTTRRYGGTGLGLSISARLIDMMKGKVWVESPCTAIYSDTGGPGSAFHFTAQLMIDKSEVPAINPVHQVNIHHLPVLIVDDNATQRHIVQEMCASWSMRPSLAANAPQALALVDDMKKAGRSFAFALIDVDMPEMDGFQLAERLRRRPGAENMHIIMMVSIGNPEEVARCREMGLGTPIKKPLHQSRLLDTMLTALATPRHSRAPEAPRVEKKSGSLHILIAEDNKVNQLVAQRLLERRGHRPKIAEDGRKALEMINQERFDLVLMDIQLPEMDGYEVTKAVRKQELSTGRHLPIIAMTANAMKGDREKCLAAGMDDYVSKPVRPDKLFEAIEKSILPGRSAAAAQAEVEKPAPSNGSAELLDKEEGMAHVGGDEELYQKILRVFMEQTPEQLTRLEAALQRGQADVVEREAHGIKGAAANIGAVRLSKAALKIEDAAEARQIQKVGADLKILKTEFESLAAYLKREFGA; translated from the coding sequence ATGAAGCCAAGCCCGGATAACAAAAAAGAGCTCCGCCGTAAAATTGCCTCCCTGCAGCGCCGTCTGAAACAGCATCAGCGTCTGATCACCGAAAGCAAGAAGCACGAAGACGCGCTGAAAGAATCCGAAGAAAAATTCCGGAGCGTGTTCGAGAATTCCGCGGTGGCCATCACCGTGGCGGACGCGCGCGAGCGTGTCACATCGTGGAACGAGTACGCGGAAAAGCTGCTGGGCATGAGCCGCAAGCAGCTGTACATGAAGCCCATCCGGGAGCTTTATCCGGCCGACGAGTGGCGGAAGATCCGCGCCTGCAAGATCCGCGAAAAAGGAATCCAGCACCACCTCGAGACCCGGATGCTGACCCGCCGCAAGAAGGTCGTGGATGTGGACATGTCCATCAGCGTGATCAAGGACGGCAAGGGCCGGATCATGGGTTCCATCGCCGTTATCCGCGACGTCACCGAGCGCAAGAAGGCCGAAGAATCGCTGCGTAAGTCCGAAGAAATTTTCCGGACGGTGTTCGAGAATTCCGCGGCGGCCATCACGGTGGTGGACGAAAAAGAGCGCATCATCTCCTGGAACAAATTCACGGAAAACCTGCTGGGCATGGGGCACGAGGACCTTTACCAGAAGCCGGTCTGCGACCTGTACCCGCCGGCCGAGTGGAAGAAAATCCGTTCCTACGACATCCGCACCAAGGGCATGCGCGAACATCTCGAGACGCGCATGATCAAAAAGAACGGCGATTGCGTGGAGGTCGACGTCTCCATCAGCGTGCTCAAAGATATGGACGGGCAAATCACGGGCGCCATCGGTGTCATCCGCGACATTTCCGAGCGCAAGAAAGCGGAGCTGGCGCTGCAGGAATCGGAACAGAAATTCCGCACGGTCTTCGAAAATTCCGCCGTGGCCATCACGGTCGCCAACGAAAACGAACAGCTGATCTCCTGGAACGCGTTCACCGAAAAACTGCTCGGCATGGGCAAGGGCGAGCTCTATCTCCGCAAGATCTGCGATCTTTATCCGCCCGACGAATGGCGGCGCATCCGCTCTTATGACATCCGCACCAAAGGCATTCAGCATCACCTGGAAACCAAAATGCTGACCAAGTCCGGCGAAACCATCGACATCGACGTATCGATCAGCGTGCTTAAAGATTCGACCGGGCGCATCACGGGCTCCATCGGTGTCATCCGCGACATTTCCGAGCGCAAGGCCGCGGAGCGCCAGCTCCGGCAGTCGGAGGAAAGGTTCCGGTCCGTTTTCGAAAATTCCGCGGTGGCCATCACGGTCGCGGACGAAAAAGAACGCATCATTTCGTGGAATAAGCCCACGGAGCTTTTGCTGGGCATGAGTGAGGGGGATCTCTATCGCAAGCCGGTTTGCGCGCTTTATCCCGAGGAGGAGTGGCGGCGCATCCGCTCCTACGACCTGCGTAAAAAAGGAACGCAGCATCATCTCGAGACGCAGATGCTGAAGAAAAACGGACAGCCCATCGACGTGGAAGTCTCGATCAGCGTGCTGAAAGACCCTGACGGCGCGGTCACGGGTTCCATCGGTGTCATCCGCGACATCACCGAGCGCAAGCGCGCGGAAATGGAAAGGCGCGCCAAGGAAGCGGCCGAAAGCGCGACGCGCGCCAAAAGCGATTTTCTCGCCAGCATGAGCCACGAGATCCGCACGCCCATGAACGGCATCCTCGGCATGATCGAGCTTCTGTCGGGCATGGATATCACGCCGGAGCAGTCGGAATATGTTTCGGCCGCGAAAAGTTCCGCGGAGTCGCTGCTCACGATCATCAACGACATCCTGGATTTTTCGAAAATCGAAGCGGGCAAGATGACGCTGGAATCCATCCCGTTCAGCCTGCGCGACACGCTCGGCGACACGATCACGGCGCTCGCGCTCCGCGCCCAATCCAAAGGCCTGGAGCTTGCATGTCACATTCCCGCGGACGTGCCGGACCTCCTGATCGGCGATCCCGTACGGCTGCGCCAGGTGATCGTGAACCTTGTCGGAAACGGCATCAAGTTCACCGAGCACGGGGAAGTCGTGGTCAAAGTTGCGGTGGAGAACCAGGATGACGACCGTATCCGGCTGCACTTCGCGGTCATGGACACGGGCATCGGCATTCCGCCACATCAGCAAGCGCGCATTTTTACTTCGTTCGAGCAGGGCGATTCATCCACGACCCGGCGCTACGGCGGCACGGGCCTGGGGCTTTCCATTTCCGCGCGGCTGATCGACATGATGAAAGGCAAGGTCTGGGTGGAAAGCCCGTGCACTGCGATTTATTCCGATACGGGCGGGCCGGGCAGCGCGTTCCACTTCACGGCCCAGCTCATGATCGACAAATCCGAAGTGCCGGCCATCAATCCCGTGCATCAGGTCAACATCCACCACCTGCCGGTCCTCATCGTCGACGACAATGCCACGCAGCGCCACATCGTGCAGGAAATGTGCGCGAGCTGGTCCATGAGGCCGTCGCTCGCGGCCAACGCGCCGCAGGCGCTTGCCCTCGTCGACGACATGAAAAAGGCCGGCCGTTCGTTCGCGTTCGCGCTGATCGACGTCGACATGCCCGAGATGGACGGGTTCCAGCTCGCCGAGCGTCTCCGCCGCAGGCCGGGCGCGGAAAACATGCACATCATCATGATGGTCTCGATCGGCAATCCCGAGGAAGTCGCGCGCTGCCGCGAGATGGGCCTTGGCACGCCGATCAAAAAGCCGCTTCACCAGTCGCGCCTGCTCGACACGATGCTGACGGCGCTGGCCACGCCGAGGCACAGCCGCGCGCCTGAAGCGCCGCGCGTGGAAAAGAAAAGCGGCTCGCTTCACATCCTTATCGCCGAAGACAACAAGGTCAATCAGCTCGTGGCGCAGCGTCTGCTCGAGCGCAGGGGGCACCGGCCCAAGATCGCCGAAGACGGGCGCAAGGCGCTCGAGATGATTAATCAGGAACGTTTCGACCTCGTGCTGATGGACATCCAACTGCCGGAAATGGACGGTTACGAAGTCACCAAAGCCGTGCGCAAACAGGAGCTCTCGACCGGCCGTCATCTGCCGATCATCGCCATGACGGCGAATGCCATGAAAGGCGACCGCGAAAAATGCCTTGCCGCGGGCATGGACGACTACGTGTCCAAACCCGTGCGTCCGGACAAACTGTTCGAGGCCATCGAAAAATCCATTCTGCCCGGAAGGAGTGCCGCCGCAGCGCAGGCTGAAGTGGAAAAACCGGCGCCGTCCAACGGCAGCGCCGAGCTGCTGGATAAAGAAGAAGGCATGGCGCACGTGGGCGGAGACGAGGAGCTTTACCAGAAGATCCTGCGCGTTTTCATGGAGCAGACGCCGGAGCAGCTGACGCGGCTCGAGGCCGCGCTGCAGCGAGGCCAGGCTGATGTCGTGGAACGCGAGGCCCACGGCATCAAAGGCGCGGCCGCCAACATCGGAGCGGTGCGGCTCAGCAAGGCGGCGCTGAAGATCGAGGACGCGGCCGAGGCGCGCCAGATTCAGAAGGTCGGGGCGGATCTGAAAATTTTGAAAACCGAATTCGAAAGCCTCGCGGCCTACCTCAAACGGGAATTTGGAGCTTGA
- a CDS encoding response regulator translates to MATQSNRNCILIVDDEPQIRDVMGMMLSEEGYRILTACDGQEALEVLKDKKPDLILLDMNMPRMGGIVFYHNIANSYDGTPKYPLLVLTARAHLEDLFKDFKVDGFMSKPFKFEDLMEQIEKILARRYGADGKLLPFAAGPQQKKITPKALVLDDQWEKFNAIVTRFMHSGYEVLAGKTERLTLQIASLDQPQAIFVRLKSLSLDSPEIVLAQAIRNLEKAKSIPILFYLQSDLKVFPSAREEITAKIPHSEFLDSPEPDVLLRAFEKNLTP, encoded by the coding sequence ATGGCGACCCAATCAAACCGCAATTGCATCCTGATCGTCGATGACGAGCCCCAGATCCGAGACGTCATGGGCATGATGCTTTCCGAAGAAGGCTACCGCATCCTGACGGCCTGCGACGGCCAGGAAGCCCTCGAAGTCCTCAAAGACAAAAAGCCGGACCTCATCCTGCTCGACATGAACATGCCCCGGATGGGCGGCATCGTGTTCTATCATAACATCGCAAACAGCTATGACGGCACGCCGAAATATCCCCTGCTTGTCCTGACGGCGCGCGCGCACCTGGAAGATTTGTTCAAAGATTTCAAAGTGGACGGCTTCATGTCCAAGCCGTTCAAATTCGAAGACCTGATGGAGCAAATCGAAAAGATTCTCGCGCGGCGTTACGGAGCGGACGGCAAGCTGCTGCCTTTTGCCGCGGGGCCGCAGCAAAAAAAAATCACGCCCAAAGCGCTGGTGCTGGACGATCAGTGGGAAAAATTCAATGCCATCGTGACCCGTTTCATGCATTCGGGTTACGAAGTCCTGGCGGGAAAAACCGAGAGGCTCACGCTTCAGATTGCCAGCCTGGACCAGCCGCAGGCGATTTTCGTACGGCTCAAATCGCTTTCACTCGACAGCCCGGAGATTGTCCTGGCCCAGGCCATCCGCAACCTTGAAAAAGCCAAGAGCATCCCGATCCTGTTTTACCTGCAGTCGGACCTGAAAGTCTTTCCTTCCGCGCGCGAGGAAATCACCGCGAAAATCCCGCATTCCGAATTTCTCGACAGCCCCGAGCCGGATGTCCTTCTGCGGGCCTTCGAAAAAAACCTCACGCCGTGA
- a CDS encoding YopX family protein, whose product MREIKFRVWYHPEKRMYFRGYQKLSHVLLCEEDGPGGAGRPLKRAGYQDCELLESTGLLDVRGREIYEGDIVLVRSGGKSWNGEVGAVPDMFRSRGLHPLVSLLASLGLEDGEGLEFEVLGNRFENPDLLAR is encoded by the coding sequence ATGCGTGAAATCAAATTCCGCGTCTGGTACCATCCGGAGAAGCGCATGTATTTCCGCGGCTACCAGAAGCTTTCCCATGTCCTGCTTTGCGAAGAAGACGGGCCCGGAGGCGCGGGGCGGCCGTTGAAGCGCGCCGGTTATCAGGACTGCGAGCTGCTGGAAAGCACCGGCCTGCTCGACGTCCGGGGCCGCGAAATTTACGAAGGCGACATCGTGCTCGTGCGCTCGGGCGGAAAATCCTGGAACGGGGAAGTCGGCGCGGTGCCGGACATGTTCCGTTCCCGCGGCCTGCACCCGCTGGTAAGCCTCTTGGCCTCGCTGGGCCTCGAGGATGGGGAGGGCCTGGAATTCGAAGTGCTCGGCAACCGTTTCGAAAATCCGGACTTGCTCGCGCGCTGA
- a CDS encoding ATP-binding cassette domain-containing protein, whose amino-acid sequence MSVLLQLKGIRKTYGHAVLLEDASASFAHDQKIGVIGRNGAGKSTLCRIITGHETMDSGSVIKNSELKLSYLEQHDPYKTDETVLDFLVRYTGKEEWECGEMAGKFQLPYEKQHAAIGTLPGGYRTRVKLAAMLLRDPNFLILDEPTNYLDLSTLIILENFLQDFNGGYLIVSHDREFLKRTCDHTLEIENGRLSLYPGNIEDYFEFKEENRAQQIAYNRTVEKKREQLQEFVDRFKAKASTATRAKSKMKQISKLKTIEIAHTLAAAKIRIPSVENKAGIALQCSGLSVGYPDRTVARGIEMEFERGDRIAILGDNGQGKTTFLRTLASDLQPLAGSFRWGTGLRVAYYAQHVFTSLHPQDDVFTHLQREASQGVTTQDVLNLAGSFLFRGDEVKKRISVLSGGERARCVLAGLLLSRSHVLMLDEPTNHLDFETVEALADALREFNGTVFFISHDRTFVNLIATKIVDVKDGRITAYPGTYEDYVYSLEARAREEMGGAAEEDGGAPAQAAKPEREGGAGEKAGSYEDFKQLKSDMTKLTQKIKKAETRVQNLTQERDRLLKDMKENPFNFSRERNENIKRVTAKLEEEEDAWYKLQAQLEKLKKKIGQG is encoded by the coding sequence ATGAGCGTTTTACTGCAATTGAAAGGCATACGGAAAACCTACGGACATGCGGTGCTCCTGGAGGACGCCAGCGCCTCCTTTGCCCACGACCAGAAGATCGGTGTCATCGGGCGAAACGGCGCGGGCAAGTCCACGCTTTGCCGCATCATCACGGGCCATGAGACCATGGACTCGGGCAGCGTGATCAAGAATTCGGAGTTGAAACTCAGCTACCTCGAGCAGCACGACCCGTATAAGACCGACGAGACCGTGCTCGACTTCCTCGTGCGCTACACAGGCAAAGAGGAATGGGAATGCGGGGAGATGGCGGGCAAATTCCAGCTGCCATACGAAAAACAGCACGCGGCGATCGGAACGCTCCCCGGCGGGTATCGGACGCGCGTGAAGCTGGCGGCCATGCTGCTGCGCGACCCGAACTTCCTGATCCTCGACGAACCGACGAACTACCTGGACCTCAGCACGCTCATCATCCTCGAAAATTTCCTCCAGGACTTCAACGGCGGCTACCTCATCGTGTCGCACGACCGCGAATTCCTGAAGCGCACCTGCGACCACACGCTGGAAATCGAAAACGGAAGGCTGTCGCTTTACCCGGGCAACATCGAGGACTATTTCGAATTCAAAGAGGAAAACCGCGCCCAGCAGATTGCCTACAACCGCACCGTGGAAAAAAAGCGCGAGCAGCTCCAGGAATTCGTGGACCGGTTCAAAGCCAAGGCGTCCACGGCGACCCGCGCCAAATCCAAGATGAAGCAGATCTCCAAACTCAAAACGATTGAAATCGCGCACACCCTGGCCGCGGCCAAGATCCGGATCCCGAGCGTGGAAAACAAAGCGGGCATCGCGCTCCAGTGCAGCGGGCTTTCCGTCGGTTATCCGGACCGGACCGTCGCCCGCGGCATCGAGATGGAGTTCGAACGCGGGGACCGCATCGCGATTCTAGGCGACAACGGGCAGGGGAAGACCACTTTCTTGCGCACGCTGGCCTCCGACCTTCAGCCGCTGGCGGGTTCCTTCCGTTGGGGCACGGGCCTTCGCGTCGCGTATTACGCGCAGCATGTCTTTACCTCGCTTCACCCGCAGGACGACGTGTTCACGCACCTTCAAAGGGAAGCGTCCCAGGGCGTGACCACGCAGGACGTCCTGAACCTGGCCGGAAGCTTTCTGTTCCGCGGCGACGAAGTGAAGAAAAGGATTTCGGTCCTGAGCGGCGGCGAGAGGGCGCGCTGCGTGCTGGCCGGGCTTCTTTTGTCTCGCAGCCACGTGCTGATGCTCGACGAGCCCACCAACCACTTGGACTTCGAAACCGTTGAAGCGCTGGCCGACGCGCTGCGGGAATTTAACGGCACGGTTTTTTTTATCAGTCACGACCGCACGTTCGTGAACCTGATCGCGACCAAGATCGTGGACGTGAAAGACGGCCGCATCACGGCCTATCCCGGCACCTACGAAGACTACGTGTATTCGCTTGAGGCGCGCGCGCGGGAAGAGATGGGCGGGGCCGCGGAAGAAGACGGCGGAGCGCCGGCCCAGGCCGCAAAGCCGGAACGCGAGGGCGGCGCGGGAGAAAAAGCCGGCTCTTACGAGGATTTCAAGCAGCTCAAGTCCGACATGACCAAGCTGACGCAAAAGATCAAGAAGGCCGAGACGCGCGTGCAGAATCTCACCCAGGAACGCGACCGGCTTTTGAAGGACATGAAGGAAAATCCCTTCAATTTCTCGCGCGAGCGGAACGAGAACATCAAGCGCGTGACCGCGAAGCTGGAAGAGGAAGAAGACGCCTGGTACAAGCTGCAGGCCCAGCTCGAGAAGCTGAAGAAAAAAATCGGGCAGGGTTAG